One region of Edaphobacter bradus genomic DNA includes:
- a CDS encoding MFS transporter: MNAPARDIEKIAHVPHEVAALLSALRLSDPDLAPLRRLSDDEWKSLLAFCDIAHLALPLAQLSMDGFPCWVVERLQTNLADNAQRFERIKDVYREAAEALHGSGVEHIVIKGFTQAPNYVASPRLRSQSDLDLFCPPGQVAAAQAALEAIGYSSAQSPRDGRADHVPALVRPGKWEWKGNPYDPEMPLGIDLHFYLWNEPAALFSVPVNGFWERRVTRAVEGLTFSALHPVDQLGYLALHILRNILRGDWIIHLVRELAVFLHAHASDDVFWAKWAEMHDASLRAFEGIAFYYARDWFGCELHLQAENAIASLHPSQLQWLNRFSSTGLENMFRQNKDAVWLHMTFLSSARERGTILKRAFFPAQISSVDSPAVQTRNKRRVQSNGNHRWLQYIAYLGARSNTYARADLSALWRGFQWWFSRHQLSPQFLLFLASSFFFNLGLSIYFFLFNLFLISNGYTERNLGLITSAMAAGSLAGAIPAGRLVQRIGLRPVLLTCFCSAIAISSMRALLLSFTAQLALAFLAGFTLSAWAVCLSPAVAQLTSEKQRPTAFSLLFAVGIGLGAVGGMAGSRLPDWFTQHHLFLHSRQPAQIVLLLSCGIVALGIWPATRLRFVRATATQRLRPALSPFLLRYLPAIFVWSLVTGSFSPLANVYFARHLHMTMHQIGNAFSISQVVQIAAVLAAPILFRRWGLITGIVSTQIAASLVLLILASISHPLAATAAYAVFCAFQWMNEPCLYSLLMNMVPSEERGGASASNSLAISTSQIIAAALAGQAFARYGYPSVLRAIALFALLAATLFWNLQKTPHRKSVPVLDDIPG; this comes from the coding sequence ATGAATGCGCCCGCTCGAGATATCGAGAAGATTGCGCACGTCCCGCATGAGGTGGCGGCGTTACTCTCCGCTTTGCGCCTGAGTGATCCGGACCTTGCGCCTCTCAGGCGCCTTTCCGATGACGAGTGGAAGAGCCTGCTTGCCTTCTGCGACATCGCACATCTCGCACTACCGCTGGCGCAGCTTTCGATGGATGGATTTCCGTGCTGGGTTGTCGAGCGCCTCCAAACCAACCTGGCCGACAATGCACAGCGTTTCGAGCGAATCAAGGACGTCTACCGTGAAGCGGCTGAGGCGCTGCACGGCTCAGGCGTCGAGCACATCGTCATCAAGGGCTTCACGCAGGCCCCCAACTACGTTGCGTCTCCGCGCCTCCGCTCGCAGTCCGACCTGGACCTCTTCTGCCCTCCGGGACAGGTCGCCGCCGCGCAGGCCGCGCTTGAGGCGATCGGCTACAGCTCCGCGCAGTCACCCAGGGACGGACGTGCCGATCATGTGCCTGCGCTGGTCCGCCCCGGCAAATGGGAATGGAAGGGGAATCCGTACGATCCGGAGATGCCTCTCGGAATCGATCTCCACTTCTACTTATGGAACGAGCCGGCGGCTCTCTTCTCCGTGCCGGTGAACGGCTTCTGGGAGCGGCGTGTCACACGCGCGGTCGAAGGCCTCACGTTCTCCGCGCTCCATCCCGTCGATCAGCTCGGCTATCTCGCGCTGCACATCCTTCGCAACATCCTTCGCGGAGACTGGATCATCCACCTCGTTCGTGAGCTGGCCGTCTTCCTTCACGCTCACGCGAGCGACGACGTGTTCTGGGCGAAGTGGGCCGAGATGCACGACGCCTCGCTGCGAGCCTTCGAAGGAATCGCCTTCTACTACGCGCGCGACTGGTTCGGCTGCGAGCTGCACCTTCAGGCAGAGAACGCAATCGCGAGTCTTCATCCCTCTCAGCTTCAGTGGCTCAACCGCTTCTCCAGCACGGGCCTCGAGAACATGTTCCGCCAGAATAAAGACGCTGTGTGGCTCCACATGACGTTCCTCTCATCCGCGCGGGAGAGGGGTACGATCCTCAAACGGGCTTTCTTTCCGGCTCAGATCTCCTCCGTCGACTCACCCGCCGTGCAGACCAGGAACAAGCGACGCGTCCAATCAAACGGCAACCATCGCTGGCTGCAATACATCGCCTATCTGGGCGCCCGCTCGAACACGTATGCCCGGGCCGACCTCAGCGCGCTCTGGCGCGGATTTCAGTGGTGGTTCTCACGGCACCAACTCTCTCCGCAGTTCCTGCTCTTTCTGGCTTCCTCGTTCTTCTTCAACCTTGGGCTCTCGATCTATTTCTTCCTCTTCAATCTCTTTCTCATCAGCAACGGCTACACCGAGCGGAACCTCGGTCTCATCACCAGCGCGATGGCTGCCGGCAGCCTTGCGGGAGCCATCCCTGCGGGCAGGCTCGTTCAGCGGATAGGCCTGCGTCCGGTCCTGCTCACATGCTTTTGCTCTGCCATCGCCATCAGCTCCATGCGGGCACTTCTGCTCTCGTTCACTGCACAGCTGGCTCTGGCCTTTCTCGCGGGATTCACGCTCTCGGCGTGGGCCGTCTGCCTCTCACCAGCCGTTGCACAGCTCACCAGCGAGAAGCAGCGCCCAACGGCCTTCAGTCTTCTCTTCGCTGTCGGTATCGGCCTTGGAGCCGTCGGCGGAATGGCAGGCAGTCGACTACCTGATTGGTTCACCCAGCATCACCTGTTCCTGCATTCGCGTCAGCCGGCCCAGATCGTCCTTCTCCTCTCGTGCGGTATTGTGGCACTCGGCATCTGGCCCGCGACAAGGCTTCGCTTTGTTCGCGCGACTGCCACCCAGCGATTGCGGCCTGCGCTCTCCCCGTTCCTGCTCCGCTATCTCCCGGCCATCTTTGTCTGGAGCCTCGTCACCGGCTCATTCTCTCCCCTCGCTAACGTCTACTTCGCGCGCCACCTGCACATGACGATGCATCAGATCGGCAACGCTTTCTCAATCTCACAGGTGGTGCAGATCGCCGCTGTGCTGGCCGCTCCCATTCTCTTCCGTCGCTGGGGACTTATCACGGGAATCGTCTCCACGCAGATCGCAGCTTCTCTTGTGCTCCTCATCCTAGCCTCGATCAGCCATCCACTCGCCGCGACCGCCGCTTACGCCGTGTTCTGCGCCTTTCAGTGGATGAACGAACCCTGCCTCTACAGCCTGCTTATGAACATGGTCCCCTCCGAAGAGCGAGGCGGAGCCTCAGCCTCCAACAGCCTCGCTATCTCGACCTCGCAGATTATCGCTGCAGCGCTCGCGGGACAGGCCTTCGCACGCTATGGCTACCCTTCAGTCCTGCGGGCCATCGCGCTGTTCGCGCTGCTCGCAGCCACGCTCTTCTGGAACCTGCAGAAGACGCCCCACCGGAAGTCCGTGCCGGTCCTCGACGATATTCCGGGTTGA
- a CDS encoding cupredoxin domain-containing protein, which produces MRWTFCSRFVCASIVSMAIPALGQGADVSAKIVVHEERRSGDPRKGPVSSDVVVWLSPMQPLPARISAPPHAPYRLLQKGKQFTPHLLIVPTGSNVEFPNADPFFHNVFSLFNGKRFDLGLYESGTSRSVRFDREGVSYIFCNIHPQMGAVVLSLSTPFYVVSGADGEVVIHGVPPGSYRLQVWSERAKPTANELPRTVRVSGDRVNLGEIVLEAAASPLADHKNKFGEDYHPEPGSPY; this is translated from the coding sequence GTGCGCTGGACGTTTTGTTCGAGGTTCGTTTGCGCTTCTATCGTCTCGATGGCCATTCCTGCACTGGGGCAGGGAGCGGATGTGTCGGCGAAGATCGTAGTTCACGAGGAGCGGCGATCCGGAGACCCACGCAAGGGTCCAGTTTCCTCGGACGTAGTCGTCTGGTTGTCGCCGATGCAGCCGCTGCCAGCCAGGATTTCGGCCCCGCCGCACGCTCCCTACAGGCTGCTGCAGAAAGGTAAGCAATTCACTCCGCATCTGCTGATCGTTCCAACTGGCAGCAATGTTGAATTTCCCAACGCCGATCCCTTCTTTCACAACGTGTTTTCGCTGTTCAACGGCAAGCGCTTTGATCTTGGCCTGTATGAGTCGGGAACGAGTCGGTCCGTGAGATTTGATCGCGAGGGTGTGTCCTACATCTTCTGCAATATTCACCCGCAGATGGGCGCAGTGGTCCTGTCGCTGAGCACGCCTTTCTATGTGGTTTCGGGAGCAGACGGCGAAGTGGTGATTCACGGGGTTCCTCCGGGAAGCTACCGGCTGCAGGTCTGGAGCGAACGCGCGAAGCCCACGGCGAATGAGCTTCCGCGAACCGTGCGTGTCTCCGGCGACAGGGTCAACCTCGGCGAGATCGTTCTGGAGGCCGCTGCGAGTCCCTTGGCCGACCACAAAAATAAGTTCGGCGAGGATTACCATCCGGAGCCCGGTTCGCCGTACTAG